Below is a window of Leptospira saintgironsiae DNA.
AGGTTTTGAGAGTAGGCGCCTGTATCGGTGCAAAATTCGATCTGAAAGATATGTACGATTTTTTCAAGACCAGGCCTGGAGTTTTGTCTAGAGGAATTCGAGAAGCGGTCAGGGAAGGGATCGTATTTTATAGAGAATCCGGAAACATGTTGTTCCCGGCCTTACAGTATATTTCTCAAAAAAAGATAGAAGAGTCCGGAATGTATTCCTCTCTTTCGGATATTCAGTTCCATTTTTCACATGATAGAATGATCCAAAGTATTTTAGATGCAACTGATTCTGCAGAAAAAGCAAGGATCCATAATATACTTGCAAAATTGCTAATAGACAGAGAAAAAACTTCGAGCGGATCAGAACAAGTCCTAGATATTGCAAATCATCTTTTGCGATCTAGAGAATTACATACTAACGGGCAGGCGAACGAGGACTTCTTCCATTATACAATACTCGCAGGAAATTCTGCAAAAGCCGGAGCGGCTTACGAGTCCTCGTATTCTTTTTTCAGTCTACTTGCTTCTCAACTTAAAGACTCTTATTGGCAGAAAGATAGAAAGAATGCGATCCATATTTTAAAGTCTCTTGCAGAATCTGCATATTATTTATCCAGAAGAGAAGAAGCTGAAAAGATAGTATCTAATTTACTTTCCAGGCTTAATAGTCCATCCGAAAAAGCAGATGTTTATCTGATGCAATTGGAAGTGATGAACGTTTATAACGATTTGGATTCAGCATCCAAGATCGGGATCAAAGCATTACAATCACTTGGGATAGGGTTCAAAGAGAAACCGGGATTTTTAGCTGTATTCGGTGAAGTGCTGAAGATGATCTTCTATAGTAGAGGAAGATCTCCAGAAAAGTTAGTGAATGCAAAAGATAGTAAGGATCCGTATAAAACGGAGGCCTTAAACATTTTAGTCAACCTTCTGAATTATGGAAAACATATGGATATGAAGGTGATGGCTTATATTTATTTAAAGCTGATCAACCTTACCTTAAAAGAAGGAAACGCGCCATTCAGCTTTTTCGGCTACGCAGGATTTGGTTCTATATTACTTTCTATCAACGGAAATTTCCAACAGTCCATGAGATATTGGACTTTGGCAGAAAAGATATTAAAAAAATTTAAATCAGACGAACTTTATGGAAGATTCGTGTTCGGCCGGACCATTCTTCTGGACTATTTCATGTATCCTTTCCGTTCCATAGTGGATTATACGGAAGAAGCATTTCATAAATGTATGCAGTATGGAGATTATCTTTGGGCTGCATTTGCACTTTTCTCCCAAAATACAAACCAGTTATATTCAGCAGAAAATTCAATTTCCTATAGAGAAAAGATCAAAGAGAATTTAGAAAGAGGCTCCAAGCTAAATTATGATATTTTGATGGTTATGTTGTATTCTTCGGATTCGTATTTAGATCGTTTAGAAGGAAAATCCACAGAAACAGTCCGATATAAAGATAATTTGTACACTGATCAGGAATTTGAATCTAAGGTCCTGGAATTCGCAGGAAATGGAACTGCCAATTCTTGGCATGCTACCTTATTCGGGTCTCTTGCATATTTATCGGGATATTATTTGGAGGCAGAGAGAGTTTTCAAAAAATATCATCCTGATTTGGAAAAATCCAGGATCATGTTTATCTATTCTGAATATAGATTTTATAGATCTTTGGGACTTTTGAAATTACGTAAGAAGAAGTTAAAACTAACCGAAAAGTTCTTCTTTAGATATTCATTATATTTATTTAAACTTTGGTCGAGGATCTATCCGCCTAGTTTCCAATTATTCTATTTTGTATTAGCAGGACTTTACGAGGATTACGCAGGCAGAAAAGAAAATGTATCTAAGTATTTCGATATGGCGATGCAACATGTCGAATCCGAACCTAACGATTTTAGGAAAGCTGTAATATACCAACATGTCGCAGAATGGAACATAAAGCAGGGTAGGACCTCCTACGGAAAGTTTTTAATGCAAAATGCTGTTCGGCTTTATGGATCTTGGGGAGCAAAATCAATTGTCAACTTGCTCAGAGATGAATACGGAGAATTACTTCGTCCTCAAGGAACTCCAAAACGTTCTGTGGAAAAGATCTTTGCAGATTCTATGCTTTCTACCTCTTTCAGTTTGGATTTAAGAACTGTACTTAAAGCGTCTCAAAGTATTTCGGGAGTGATCGAGTTAGGTGAATTATTGCGGCAACTTATTCGAACCATTATGGAGAATGCTGCGGCCACCAGAGGTTTTTTAATTCTTCCTCAAAACAAAGAATTGTTTTTGATGGCAGGTTCAGATATAGAAGAGCCTGGATTTTTACCTAAACCGATTTCGTTAGATGAAGCAGGACATCTTCTTCCATTAGAAATTGTGTATTTCTGTTTTCGTTCCGGACAGAAGGTTTTGATCTCAGATGCTGCAAAGGATTCTTTTTATTCTGTAAATCCTTATATTAAAAGAAGCAAACCAAAGTCTTTATTATGTATGCCGATCACAAAACAAGGCAGAACATTATGTGTTCTTTATTTAGAAAATAGACTTACTGCTGGGATTTTTGACGAACATAGGTTGGAAATTTTAGAAATACTTTCCGCTCAGGCAGCTATTTCGTTAGAGAATGCGAAATTATACGAAGATATTACTCGTATGAATTCTGAATTGGAAAGAAAGGTAAACGAAAGAACGGAAGAATTAGCCAGATCACTTTCTATTATCAGAAAAGATATGTTGTATTCTCAAAAAATCCAAAGAAGTATTCTTCCCGAACTAAAAAATATCCCTGGGCTAAGATATTCTGTTAATTACCTGCCAATGGATGAAGTAGGAGGGGACTTCTATGATATATGCAGATTGAGTAATGGAAGATATAGGTTTTTCTTAGCGGATGCCACCGGTCATGGAGTGCAAGCAGCCTTGGTTACAATGGCGATCAAAGGAGAATATGAAAGTTTAAAATCTTCTTTGGAAAAACCAGGAGAAATACTTTCCGGATTGAATAATTCTATTTTAAATAAATATAAAACACTCTATTTTACTGGAGCGATCTGTGATGTGGATCTCTCGGAGAAAAAAGTATACTTTGCATCTGCAGGTCATATCTCTCAATTTTTAGTACGTTCGTATCAAACAGAAGAAATGCCTAAAACTGGTGCCATTTTAGGATTTGTGAAAGATTATCCTTATAGAACAGAAGAATACAAAATAGAATCTGGAGCTAGGATCTTTCTATTTTCGGATGGGATCTATGAACAATTCGATGAGGACAAATTAGAATACGGAGAAGAAAGGTTTTTACATTCTATCCGCGCAAATGCTCAGTTCGAGCCTCAGGTCCAAGCAGAAAGGATACTGTCCGATCTCCAAAATTTTATTTCTAAAAGTTCAATCCAGGACGATATCACTCTTCTGATTTTGGATATAGATTGATCTCTTTCTTATTATCGCTTGCGTTTTGATTCTCTAAATTTCAAGTTCACAATTAAGAAGTTTTCTACTAGGACATTCTGAATTGCTCGGCCTTTTTGTAATTCTATATATCTTTGTTACGATTCTGATCGGAGCATTTGCTTCTAGATATATTAATAGTTCCCAAGACTATGTATTGGCAGGCAGAAGACTTCCGCTCGTACTTGCATCTTCTGCTCTATTCGCCACTTGGTTCGGATCGGAAACTTTAATGGGTGCTTCTTCCAAGTTTGTAGATGGAGGGATCTTAGCTGTAATAGAAGATCCTTTCGGAGCAGCTCTTTGTCTTTTCCTAGTCGGCATATTCTTTGCTAAGCCATTGTATAGGATGAATATTCTTACCTTCGGTGACTTATACAAAAATCGTTTTGGCCGCAAGGTAGAATTTCTTTCCGCATTATTTATGATCCCTTCCTACTTCGGGTGGATTGCAGCTCAGTTAGTTGCGATGGGAATAGTTATCCATTCCTTATTCGGATTCGATATTTATGTAGGAATACTTTTAGCAGCCGTTGTCGTATTGATCTATACTTATATTGGAGGAATGTGGGCGATCTCCATTACGGATTTCTTACAGACCATCTTGATTATTGTAGGGCTTTTAGTTTTAGTTTGGGATCTACAGGATAAGGCAGGTGGATTTGAAACAGTCATCGCAACTGCAAAGCCTGGATTTTTTTCCTTCTTCCCTCCATTGGAAACAGAAGCTATCCTTGCTTATATCGCCGCATGGATGACGATTGGGTTGGGTTCTATTCCTCAACAGGATATTTTCCAAAGAGTGATGTCCTCTAAGTCGGAAAAGGTGGCTGTATATTCTTCTTTTTTAGGCGGGGGAATGTATCTGACTGTTGCATTTCTTCCTTTGCTTGCTGGATATTTTGCAAGGAGGGTTTATCCTGAGATCGCAGCAGGCGATAACCAAATGATACTTCCGCATGTAGTGCTCGTACATTCTACTTTATTTATACAGATCCTATTTTTCGGAGCGCTACTTTCTGCAATCTTGAGTACTGCTTCCGGAGCGATATTGGCGCCTGCTTCTGTACTAGGAGAGAATTTGATCCGTCCTACTCTGAAAAATCCTTCTGAGAAGCTGTTATTGAGAGTTATGCGTTCTTCCGTATTGATCGTGACAATTGTTTCTACCGGAATGGCTTTAAGTGAAACGAATATTTATCAGTTGGTTGCTGATTCTTCTTCTATTAGTTTAGTTTCTCTTTTTGTTCCTTTGGTCGCCGCTTTATTTTGGAAAGAAGCAAATGCGAGTGGGGCAGTTTACGCTATGTTCTCAGGAATGATCGTTTGGTTGGGTTTAAAATTTTTCGGACCGGAATGGTTGCCACCTACTATTCCTGCTTTGGGAATCAGTTTCTTGGGACAATATTTAGGAAGATATATTAAAATTTCTTTATTAGAGTCAGATTTGCAATTAAGCAGAGACTCTGTTCCGTCCGGCGGCCTTTGATTCGTATAATTTTTTATCTGCTGCTTTTAGGAAATCTTCAGGAGTCTCATCGCTCTC
It encodes the following:
- a CDS encoding sodium:solute symporter family protein — encoded protein: MLGLFVILYIFVTILIGAFASRYINSSQDYVLAGRRLPLVLASSALFATWFGSETLMGASSKFVDGGILAVIEDPFGAALCLFLVGIFFAKPLYRMNILTFGDLYKNRFGRKVEFLSALFMIPSYFGWIAAQLVAMGIVIHSLFGFDIYVGILLAAVVVLIYTYIGGMWAISITDFLQTILIIVGLLVLVWDLQDKAGGFETVIATAKPGFFSFFPPLETEAILAYIAAWMTIGLGSIPQQDIFQRVMSSKSEKVAVYSSFLGGGMYLTVAFLPLLAGYFARRVYPEIAAGDNQMILPHVVLVHSTLFIQILFFGALLSAILSTASGAILAPASVLGENLIRPTLKNPSEKLLLRVMRSSVLIVTIVSTGMALSETNIYQLVADSSSISLVSLFVPLVAALFWKEANASGAVYAMFSGMIVWLGLKFFGPEWLPPTIPALGISFLGQYLGRYIKISLLESDLQLSRDSVPSGGL
- a CDS encoding trifunctional serine/threonine-protein kinase/ATP-binding protein/SpoIIE family protein phosphatase; the protein is MSTDRVPYELGELLYEDSFSQTYRGKFGRTREPKIIRVQRPEGKETSSVYFLNEFELGKLVSDPGILKPEDMFENSDGICLVYENIPSKLLHQSLAESISLETFLEIALAITENLAKLHSFGIVHNQISPRAFFYNPDTGETKLAWLGGASLLLSEKGSYAPLRYTFDILPYCSPENTGRLNRPVDFRSDAYSLGALFYKMISGAPPFETEDPLEMVHYHIARSPVSLVKKREDVPTAISTLVDKLLSKMPEERYFSLENLIHDLKSIKDSLKSKRKLSEFVPGVYERKVGFRDSPRIYDRDKERKEIESGIVNVTNGKRSAVFIGGKSGTGKTALVEDAITYLDIYSVVLLRGKFEEDKKEIPYYAFRQIMDDLLRRILQKKEEEIILLKNFIKETLGDNIEILTQFLPDLGKTLGIEIPAKTNKRQKDEKILFAVALKFLTLCFDRKNPAIILVDDLQWADSASLALLEFILNSEDWEGLLFVLTSRSEDADFFPNVNVKQGSPGLDLREIRLTPLNEHSVFKYVSDSIHVSAEDANRLAEVLVSKTGGNPLFLHQFLKSLYEEGCLSFDQKTAYHIVDWDRLLQRTVTDNVLDLFLDKVGKLPDETLEVLRVGACIGAKFDLKDMYDFFKTRPGVLSRGIREAVREGIVFYRESGNMLFPALQYISQKKIEESGMYSSLSDIQFHFSHDRMIQSILDATDSAEKARIHNILAKLLIDREKTSSGSEQVLDIANHLLRSRELHTNGQANEDFFHYTILAGNSAKAGAAYESSYSFFSLLASQLKDSYWQKDRKNAIHILKSLAESAYYLSRREEAEKIVSNLLSRLNSPSEKADVYLMQLEVMNVYNDLDSASKIGIKALQSLGIGFKEKPGFLAVFGEVLKMIFYSRGRSPEKLVNAKDSKDPYKTEALNILVNLLNYGKHMDMKVMAYIYLKLINLTLKEGNAPFSFFGYAGFGSILLSINGNFQQSMRYWTLAEKILKKFKSDELYGRFVFGRTILLDYFMYPFRSIVDYTEEAFHKCMQYGDYLWAAFALFSQNTNQLYSAENSISYREKIKENLERGSKLNYDILMVMLYSSDSYLDRLEGKSTETVRYKDNLYTDQEFESKVLEFAGNGTANSWHATLFGSLAYLSGYYLEAERVFKKYHPDLEKSRIMFIYSEYRFYRSLGLLKLRKKKLKLTEKFFFRYSLYLFKLWSRIYPPSFQLFYFVLAGLYEDYAGRKENVSKYFDMAMQHVESEPNDFRKAVIYQHVAEWNIKQGRTSYGKFLMQNAVRLYGSWGAKSIVNLLRDEYGELLRPQGTPKRSVEKIFADSMLSTSFSLDLRTVLKASQSISGVIELGELLRQLIRTIMENAAATRGFLILPQNKELFLMAGSDIEEPGFLPKPISLDEAGHLLPLEIVYFCFRSGQKVLISDAAKDSFYSVNPYIKRSKPKSLLCMPITKQGRTLCVLYLENRLTAGIFDEHRLEILEILSAQAAISLENAKLYEDITRMNSELERKVNERTEELARSLSIIRKDMLYSQKIQRSILPELKNIPGLRYSVNYLPMDEVGGDFYDICRLSNGRYRFFLADATGHGVQAALVTMAIKGEYESLKSSLEKPGEILSGLNNSILNKYKTLYFTGAICDVDLSEKKVYFASAGHISQFLVRSYQTEEMPKTGAILGFVKDYPYRTEEYKIESGARIFLFSDGIYEQFDEDKLEYGEERFLHSIRANAQFEPQVQAERILSDLQNFISKSSIQDDITLLILDID